The following proteins come from a genomic window of Gammaproteobacteria bacterium:
- the vanZ gene encoding VanZ family protein — protein MEYKLTFLARIALLLMLTAGVYLAAVEGGPVAAADVNDKIVHLTAFFVLALCADYAFPRRRFDWFTVLQLLSYGLLIEVMQLFIPYRSFSLADLAADAAGLVIYAATILILRQISPPISRRFLTGQ, from the coding sequence ATGGAATACAAGCTTACTTTCCTGGCCCGCATCGCGCTGCTGCTGATGTTGACTGCGGGCGTTTATCTGGCGGCGGTCGAGGGCGGTCCGGTCGCCGCGGCCGATGTGAACGACAAAATCGTGCATCTAACCGCGTTTTTCGTGTTGGCGCTGTGTGCCGATTACGCGTTCCCGCGCCGCCGCTTCGACTGGTTTACGGTATTGCAGTTGCTGAGTTATGGACTGCTGATCGAGGTCATGCAGTTATTTATACCGTACCGCAGCTTCTCGCTTGCGGACCTGGCAGCCGACGCCGCTGGCCTGGTCATTTATGCGGCGACCATTCTGATTTTGAGGCAGATCTCGCCGCCGATAAGTCGCAGGTTCCTCACCGGGCAATAA
- a CDS encoding undecaprenyl/decaprenyl-phosphate alpha-N-acetylglucosaminyl 1-phosphate transferase yields the protein MSMAADFMLGFLALLMTALFILIAYKPARMVGLVDYPGGRKQHDAPVPLCGGPAMVTAFLLMVLMFQAVPATRHIGLLAGVVSLALLGMVDDYRDLPAGKRLLAQVLVAFTCVEYFGLLPLENLGDLIGLGDVYLGFAALPFALFCLVGFINAFNFIDGVDGLAGGVAVVALVSFAVLALVAGRFGAFDLLTVLIGCTTGFLFFNLRTHWRARASVFLGDCGSTVLGFVLCWFAIDLTQGSQPAMAPIIAVWILALPVMDTVNVVLSRVLRGHGPFVGSRDHLHHALMMAGYSPRQTVRIIIVIAAALAGVGLLGHRFTVAEPIMCLGFVGLVFIYYACLSLFWRTATSKC from the coding sequence ATGAGTATGGCCGCTGATTTCATGCTGGGGTTTCTGGCGCTGCTGATGACGGCGCTGTTCATACTGATTGCGTACAAGCCCGCGCGAATGGTCGGACTGGTGGATTACCCGGGTGGGCGCAAACAGCACGACGCGCCTGTGCCGTTGTGCGGCGGGCCGGCCATGGTCACCGCTTTTTTGCTGATGGTGCTGATGTTTCAGGCGGTGCCGGCCACGCGCCATATCGGGCTATTGGCCGGCGTGGTGTCACTCGCCTTGCTAGGGATGGTGGACGACTATCGTGACCTGCCCGCCGGTAAACGCCTGCTTGCACAGGTGCTTGTTGCATTCACCTGTGTCGAATATTTCGGTCTGTTGCCACTGGAAAATCTCGGCGATCTGATCGGTCTGGGCGACGTGTATCTCGGTTTTGCCGCGCTACCCTTCGCACTCTTCTGCCTGGTCGGGTTCATCAATGCGTTCAATTTCATCGATGGCGTCGACGGTCTGGCGGGCGGCGTGGCGGTGGTCGCGCTGGTCAGTTTCGCGGTCCTGGCGCTCGTCGCCGGTCGCTTTGGCGCATTCGATCTGCTGACCGTGTTGATCGGCTGCACGACAGGCTTTCTGTTCTTTAATCTCCGCACACATTGGCGCGCGCGAGCCAGCGTATTTCTGGGCGATTGCGGTAGCACAGTGCTGGGTTTCGTACTCTGCTGGTTCGCAATCGATCTGACACAGGGCAGCCAGCCTGCGATGGCGCCGATCATCGCCGTGTGGATACTGGCGCTGCCGGTCATGGATACTGTCAATGTCGTGCTGAGCCGCGTGTTGCGTGGTCACGGTCCGTTCGTCGGCAGCCGCGATCATCTTCATCATGCGCTGATGATGGCGGGTTACTCACCCCGCCAGACGGTGCGGATCATCATCGTTATCGCCGCGGCGCTGGCCGGCGTGGGCCTGCTCGGGCATCGGTTTACTGTGGCGGAGCCGATTATGTGTCTGGGGTTCGTCGGGTTGGTGTTCATTTATTATGCGTGCTTGAGTTTGTTCTGGCGCACCGCTACCAGCAAGTGCTGA
- a CDS encoding glycosyltransferase family 4 protein produces MNIAVGAKLVFVNRFFYPDHSATSQMLTSLATALAGQGWDVHVVTSRLRYDDPEAALPARERISAVRVYRVWTSRYGRAWLPGRVLDYLTFYPSAAWRLWRLARRGDIVIAKTDPPMLSVAAAAVVRLRGARLVNWLQDIFPEIAQVLRMHLIDGVFARLLRRLRDWSLKGASANVVLGRRMLNHLLERGLDPKRISTIANWESGNVIRSVAREADELRRDWSLGERFVVGYSGNMGRAHDFGIVLDAAERLKTTDVVFLWIGNGSQRSWLEHEARRRGLDSFLFKPYQPRERLAQSLSAPDAHLISLRPDMEGLIFPSKFYGILAAGRPSLFLGDPEGDVAAELYKHRCGYSIAPGDADALASRILHLSENTENCRAMGERARHAFITLYDEQLAVERWARLLRDIADAPSGR; encoded by the coding sequence ATGAACATAGCCGTGGGCGCCAAGCTCGTTTTCGTCAATCGATTCTTTTATCCCGATCATTCGGCAACCAGTCAGATGTTGACCAGCCTGGCAACCGCGCTGGCCGGGCAGGGATGGGACGTGCACGTGGTAACCAGCCGGTTACGATACGACGATCCCGAAGCGGCGCTTCCCGCACGCGAGCGCATCAGTGCGGTGCGCGTTTATCGCGTCTGGACATCCCGCTACGGGCGCGCCTGGTTGCCAGGCCGCGTGCTCGATTATCTGACGTTTTATCCGAGCGCCGCCTGGCGGCTGTGGCGACTGGCGCGCCGGGGCGATATCGTTATCGCCAAGACGGACCCGCCTATGCTGTCGGTGGCGGCGGCCGCCGTTGTGCGTCTGCGCGGCGCGCGGCTGGTGAACTGGTTACAGGATATATTCCCGGAAATCGCTCAGGTGCTGCGCATGCACCTTATCGACGGTGTCTTCGCCCGTTTGTTGCGCAGGTTACGGGACTGGTCGCTGAAAGGCGCGAGTGCGAACGTCGTGCTTGGCAGGCGGATGCTCAATCACTTGCTGGAGCGCGGGCTAGACCCGAAGCGCATAAGCACCATTGCGAACTGGGAGTCTGGTAATGTCATCCGGTCGGTCGCGCGCGAGGCAGATGAACTACGCCGCGATTGGTCGCTTGGCGAGCGATTCGTGGTCGGATATTCCGGCAATATGGGACGCGCACACGATTTCGGCATCGTGCTCGACGCTGCGGAGCGGCTCAAAACGACCGATGTGGTTTTTCTGTGGATCGGCAACGGATCGCAGCGATCGTGGCTGGAGCACGAGGCGCGCAGGCGCGGCCTCGACAGCTTCTTATTCAAGCCATACCAGCCCCGTGAGCGCCTGGCGCAAAGCCTCAGCGCGCCGGACGCGCACTTGATTTCGCTACGGCCGGACATGGAGGGATTGATCTTCCCGAGCAAATTCTACGGCATTCTGGCCGCGGGCCGGCCGAGTCTGTTTTTAGGCGATCCCGAAGGCGACGTGGCGGCGGAGTTGTACAAACATCGCTGTGGCTATAGCATCGCGCCCGGGGATGCTGATGCACTCGCGTCGCGTATATTACATTTGAGCGAGAACACCGAAAACTGCCGCGCAATGGGCGAGCGTGCGCGTCACGCGTTCATCACGCTTTACGACGAACAACTGGCCGTGGAGCGCTGGGCGCGGCTGCTCAGGGACATCGCGGACGCGCCCAGCGGTCGTTAA
- a CDS encoding helix-turn-helix transcriptional regulator: MNVSKSASLRRAEKYIQQLCCLGLDGQILIPALLEKLHDVIPSYGNAFFWTDANFKFRNLYDENPIFPQVASVYASEFYNNREREIFNTFSESMRYDRGVQSLEEVLKTEKKAFFRHDFYHLIYRPLGYRHFIRIVLRENELPLGRILLYRAEDRDFTAHERRRLAAIAPFISHALSHPLADNQIPLTDGRHEGLIITSPPGKIMFMSPQAHKLLILATHLEISPTTLSDRKNAAVLPAAVAHLGQRLIDIHRDTTYLGPPPVWRCRNAWGRFVFKAHWLNNVNPEPSTMIGITVQHQEPLPMRLLPKLERLSLSYRQSQLCLLMTSGLSYAAIAQRLNVGESTVIYHARSVFLKLNVHNRNELVNKLLEM, from the coding sequence ATGAATGTCAGCAAGTCGGCCTCGCTCCGGCGCGCGGAGAAATACATCCAGCAGTTGTGCTGTCTGGGTCTGGACGGACAAATTCTCATCCCGGCGCTGCTTGAGAAACTGCACGATGTCATTCCCTCCTACGGTAACGCGTTTTTCTGGACCGACGCCAATTTCAAATTCCGCAACCTCTACGACGAAAACCCAATATTCCCGCAGGTCGCGTCCGTATACGCGAGTGAGTTTTACAATAATCGCGAACGAGAGATTTTCAATACATTCTCAGAGTCCATGCGTTACGACCGTGGCGTGCAGAGCCTGGAGGAAGTGTTAAAGACCGAGAAGAAAGCGTTTTTCAGGCACGATTTTTATCATCTGATCTATCGCCCGCTCGGTTATCGACATTTCATTCGCATCGTGCTGCGCGAAAATGAACTGCCGCTCGGCCGCATACTTCTTTATCGCGCGGAAGACCGGGATTTCACCGCGCATGAACGTCGTCGGCTTGCCGCTATTGCACCGTTTATTTCCCACGCGCTCTCCCACCCACTGGCCGACAATCAAATCCCGCTGACCGACGGCCGGCATGAGGGCCTGATCATTACCAGTCCGCCAGGAAAGATTATGTTTATGTCGCCGCAGGCGCACAAACTACTTATTCTGGCGACACACCTTGAAATCTCCCCCACGACCTTAAGCGACCGCAAGAACGCAGCCGTTCTTCCGGCGGCCGTGGCGCACCTGGGTCAACGCCTGATCGATATCCACAGGGACACTACCTACCTCGGCCCACCGCCCGTATGGCGTTGCCGCAATGCCTGGGGGCGCTTCGTATTCAAGGCGCACTGGCTCAATAACGTCAATCCCGAGCCTTCGACAATGATCGGCATAACCGTGCAGCATCAGGAACCATTACCCATGCGGCTGTTGCCGAAGCTGGAGCGACTGTCGCTTTCATACCGGCAAAGCCAGTTGTGTCTGTTGATGACCAGCGGCCTGTCTTACGCCGCCATCGCCCAGCGACTGAACGTGGGCGAAAGCACGGTGATTTATCACGCCCGCAGTGTCTTCCTGAAGCTGAATGTGCATAACCGCAACGAATTGGTGAACAAGCTGCTGGAGATGTAG
- a CDS encoding Uma2 family endonuclease yields MAELGVLRGEHRVELVEGEIVEMSPIGSRHAACVTACNDAFHACAINAVIWVQCSIEFPSHTQLQPDVALLRPRADRYAAGLPRPDDVLLVVEAADSSLVYDRDTKARLYARAGIEEYWLVDLTRSTLWMHRHPAGERYTAMTAMQSGETASRRRSLRAQFRSPTCCRDELYGSGLAFLTELIRFISSEPALRF; encoded by the coding sequence ATGGCGGAACTGGGCGTGCTGCGAGGCGAGCATCGTGTCGAACTGGTTGAGGGAGAGATTGTAGAGATGAGTCCGATCGGCAGTAGGCACGCTGCGTGCGTTACCGCGTGCAACGATGCATTCCATGCGTGCGCCATCAATGCGGTAATCTGGGTTCAGTGTTCAATTGAATTTCCGTCGCATACCCAGCTGCAGCCGGACGTAGCGCTGCTGAGGCCCCGCGCGGATCGTTACGCAGCCGGGCTACCCCGGCCGGACGACGTGTTACTGGTGGTCGAAGCCGCCGACAGCAGCCTGGTCTACGACCGCGACACGAAAGCGCGGCTTTATGCACGGGCGGGCATCGAGGAATACTGGCTGGTCGACCTCACGCGATCGACACTGTGGATGCATCGCCATCCCGCCGGCGAACGCTACACCGCGATGACCGCAATGCAATCCGGCGAAACCGCAAGCCGGCGGCGTTCCCTGCGTGCGCAATTCCGGTCGCCGACATGCTGCCGTGACGAACTGTATGGCTCGGGATTAGCATTCCTCACGGAGCTTATCCGATTCATTAGCTCAGAGCCTGCCCTGAGATTCTAG
- a CDS encoding YjbH domain-containing protein — protein MNFSGQTGLVEIPDARTIPSDEVLIHGNNDFLAEDRQLGNARNYILGYSLLPGLELSGRVATAKDAMGAQIRNDLSGNAKWRFLDTRHIDLAGGIQDFAGDAQNFEARYGVGTAELGPLDLTLGYGVGPDRLDGPFGGVALNVGEWGRIAVDHDGDSVRAGIGLRYQVLDRVEAELATKLYSEEADEDVSVGLSLRFALGKPAPVIDSPRVELPQPAAVTASAGQMRRGPHAQPQSAQPQSAPELAANDTRDRNADAIADGLADAGLSRVRVGEDAAGQTVVKFENRRFWHSQLDGFQVVHQVLRRLDVDADNGWVLLEEKNGVPRSSAVLDEDLRLRHSALGAQDADDVDWLTEESSTPFGVELRLEPRIDSLVATDFGVFDYDVALQSTLSVLLGHGLSLHGAGVVEGFRSDVYDDGGAFENRQQESGLDEAFLQWTHRPFSPYVGRVSGGIQKLGETDFTVLDYEGALHSPTGAHQLHAHIAHFDNQDFDDNRDMAIGSYRFWWWDRDLSVTLSAGRFFDEQLAGRVILRRYIGDVIVGLFYARDEDDQQSGGLSVSFPLTPRVGMEPIGGAYVVGQPRWQYAASTTIDGPEGRNVLRPNFLSEPDPNFNLRRDFLDSDRALPGYIESHWRRGIYGDQIDSGKR, from the coding sequence TTGAATTTTTCCGGTCAGACCGGGCTGGTGGAGATTCCGGATGCACGCACGATTCCGAGTGACGAGGTATTGATTCACGGCAATAACGATTTTCTGGCTGAGGACCGCCAACTCGGCAACGCGCGAAATTATATCCTGGGGTACAGCCTGTTGCCGGGTCTGGAGCTCTCCGGGCGCGTGGCTACGGCGAAAGACGCGATGGGCGCGCAGATTCGCAACGATTTGTCGGGCAACGCAAAGTGGCGGTTTCTAGATACCAGACATATCGATCTCGCGGGGGGCATTCAGGATTTCGCCGGCGACGCGCAGAATTTTGAAGCACGTTACGGCGTGGGTACGGCCGAACTCGGCCCGCTTGATCTGACCCTGGGTTACGGCGTGGGCCCCGATCGCCTTGACGGCCCGTTCGGAGGCGTTGCGCTGAATGTTGGTGAGTGGGGCAGGATCGCCGTGGATCACGACGGTGATTCGGTGCGCGCGGGCATTGGGCTGCGGTATCAGGTGCTTGACCGCGTGGAGGCGGAGCTTGCCACGAAGTTGTATAGCGAGGAGGCAGACGAAGACGTGTCCGTTGGATTGTCGCTGCGATTCGCTCTGGGTAAGCCCGCACCTGTCATCGACAGTCCGCGTGTTGAGCTTCCGCAGCCTGCGGCAGTTACCGCGTCTGCGGGACAGATGCGGCGGGGGCCACACGCGCAACCGCAATCCGCACAACCGCAATCCGCACCTGAACTCGCCGCGAACGACACGCGCGACCGGAACGCGGACGCCATTGCCGATGGACTTGCCGACGCCGGTTTATCGCGCGTACGAGTCGGCGAGGATGCGGCCGGGCAAACGGTAGTCAAGTTCGAAAACCGCCGTTTCTGGCATAGCCAGCTCGATGGTTTCCAGGTCGTTCATCAGGTATTGCGGCGTCTGGATGTGGACGCCGACAACGGCTGGGTGTTGCTGGAGGAAAAGAACGGCGTCCCGCGCTCGTCCGCAGTGCTGGATGAGGATCTGCGTCTGCGGCATTCGGCGCTAGGCGCGCAGGACGCGGACGACGTTGACTGGCTCACCGAGGAGAGCAGTACGCCCTTCGGCGTCGAACTGCGGCTCGAACCCCGTATCGATTCGCTGGTGGCCACGGATTTTGGCGTCTTCGACTACGATGTCGCATTGCAATCGACTTTGAGTGTTTTGCTGGGCCATGGTTTGAGCCTGCATGGTGCTGGGGTGGTCGAAGGGTTTCGCTCCGATGTCTATGACGACGGGGGCGCGTTCGAAAACAGGCAGCAGGAAAGCGGTCTGGATGAAGCCTTCCTCCAGTGGACGCATCGTCCGTTTTCGCCGTATGTCGGCCGCGTCTCCGGTGGCATACAGAAACTCGGCGAGACCGATTTTACGGTACTCGATTACGAAGGCGCCTTGCACTCGCCGACGGGCGCGCATCAGTTGCACGCGCACATCGCGCACTTCGATAATCAGGATTTTGACGACAACCGTGACATGGCCATCGGTTCGTACCGCTTCTGGTGGTGGGATCGCGACCTCAGCGTCACGCTCTCGGCCGGACGGTTCTTCGATGAACAGCTCGCGGGCCGCGTGATCCTGCGTCGCTACATCGGCGACGTCATCGTCGGGCTGTTCTATGCGCGTGATGAGGATGATCAACAGTCAGGCGGCTTGTCGGTCAGTTTCCCGCTCACCCCCCGGGTCGGCATGGAGCCGATTGGCGGCGCGTATGTTGTGGGTCAACCGCGCTGGCAGTACGCGGCCAGCACGACCATCGATGGGCCGGAGGGTCGCAATGTATTGCGGCCGAATTTCCTGTCCGAGCCCGATCCGAATTTCAATCTGCGGCGCGATTTCCTCGATTCGGATCGCGCGCTGCCAGGCTACATCGAATCGCACTGGCGTCGCGGCATTTACGGCGACCAAATCGATAGCGGGAAACGGTAA
- a CDS encoding PIN domain-containing protein — protein sequence MKVLFDLNVFLDVLQERQPHYPSSAAALSRALTDDVAGVFPAHGVTTLYYLVARHVSKSRADRLVDWLIRRFDIAPVEQATLVRARSLKMKDFEDAVVASAAELTACSLIVTRNIADFTCSSVRALSPEEFLESWSANTST from the coding sequence ATGAAGGTGCTGTTCGATCTCAACGTTTTCCTGGATGTACTACAGGAACGCCAGCCGCATTACCCATCATCAGCGGCCGCCTTGAGCAGAGCATTGACCGACGATGTCGCCGGCGTATTTCCCGCGCATGGCGTTACCACGCTCTATTATCTTGTCGCACGACACGTGAGCAAATCGCGTGCGGATCGTCTGGTGGACTGGTTAATCCGTCGCTTCGATATTGCGCCCGTAGAGCAGGCGACGCTCGTACGGGCACGAAGCCTTAAGATGAAGGATTTTGAAGATGCGGTGGTAGCCAGCGCCGCGGAACTCACCGCATGCAGCCTGATCGTCACGCGCAATATCGCCGACTTTACTTGCTCCTCGGTTAGGGCGCTCTCGCCCGAGGAGTTCCTGGAAAGTTGGTCGGCAAACACGAGTACATAA
- a CDS encoding DUF5615 family PIN-like protein: MRVLLDECVPRRLRQQLPEHEVRTVEEQGWGGIKNGDLLRHAADCFDVFLTVDQNLQHQQNLSALPISVIVLVALSNDIDVLIPLMSEVRQILPQVQPGNFYRISE, from the coding sequence ATGCGCGTGCTGCTTGACGAGTGCGTACCTCGACGGTTGCGTCAGCAGTTGCCGGAGCATGAAGTACGCACCGTTGAGGAACAAGGTTGGGGCGGCATCAAGAATGGCGATTTACTCCGGCACGCGGCTGACTGCTTCGACGTATTCCTGACGGTGGATCAGAACCTGCAACATCAACAAAACCTATCGGCGTTACCGATCTCGGTCATAGTACTAGTCGCGCTGAGCAACGACATTGACGTGCTTATACCGTTAATGTCCGAAGTTCGACAAATTTTGCCGCAAGTCCAACCTGGTAATTTCTATCGGATCTCCGAATAG
- a CDS encoding DUF433 domain-containing protein — translation MSQENATGEHHIIHSDPDILGGTPVFVGTRVPVNALIDYFEGGHSLAEFLDDFPTVKREQAVAALEEAKRILIANARAA, via the coding sequence ATGTCACAAGAGAATGCCACAGGTGAGCACCACATTATTCACAGCGATCCGGACATTCTAGGCGGTACGCCTGTGTTTGTGGGTACGCGCGTTCCTGTGAACGCGTTGATCGATTACTTCGAAGGTGGACATTCGTTGGCTGAGTTTCTCGATGATTTCCCAACTGTAAAGCGGGAGCAAGCTGTTGCCGCTTTGGAAGAGGCGAAGCGCATTCTCATAGCTAATGCGCGTGCTGCTTGA
- a CDS encoding DUF2283 domain-containing protein, with translation MKEAYLEVTFRRGTALAAYLYLPRKASDRSYRTSKGEAGMVIDFGQGGNPIGIEITAPANVTIADLNHVLVKLGLPPMQDSELAPLRAA, from the coding sequence ATGAAAGAAGCCTACTTAGAAGTTACTTTCCGGCGCGGCACTGCGCTTGCCGCGTACCTGTATTTGCCACGAAAAGCCAGTGATAGAAGCTATCGCACGTCAAAAGGCGAAGCCGGGATGGTCATCGATTTTGGCCAAGGGGGAAATCCCATAGGAATAGAGATTACCGCGCCGGCGAATGTAACCATAGCAGATCTCAATCACGTACTCGTCAAGCTCGGGCTACCACCCATGCAGGACAGCGAATTAGCCCCACTTCGGGCCGCGTAG
- a CDS encoding class I SAM-dependent methyltransferase translates to MFKDHFSRHADAYAGHRPDYPAALFDYLATGAGAREVAWDVATGNGQAALALARHFAQVWATDASAEQIRAATPHQRVAYGVAPAETSGLESASVDLITVAQALHWLDLPRFYAEVLRVLRPGGVIAVWCYHLISVSPEVDRVLAHFYADTIGADWPPERRLVEDGYRSLEFPFAEIQDAPAFSIERLWSVEQVLNYVSTWSAVQRYQRRLGVDPVEAHLAPALRGTWGDRNRQRQVGWPILLRLGIHRPA, encoded by the coding sequence ATGTTCAAGGACCATTTTTCGCGACACGCCGACGCTTATGCCGGACACCGGCCCGATTATCCGGCGGCGCTATTCGATTACCTGGCGACGGGGGCGGGTGCGCGCGAGGTGGCCTGGGATGTTGCGACCGGCAACGGACAGGCCGCACTTGCACTTGCGCGCCACTTCGCACAAGTGTGGGCAACCGACGCCAGCGCGGAGCAGATTCGCGCGGCCACGCCTCATCAACGCGTTGCTTACGGCGTCGCACCCGCCGAGACAAGCGGACTCGAATCCGCGTCGGTCGATCTGATCACTGTCGCGCAGGCGCTGCACTGGTTAGATCTGCCGCGTTTCTATGCCGAAGTGCTACGCGTGCTGCGACCCGGCGGCGTGATCGCAGTGTGGTGTTATCACCTAATATCGGTGAGCCCGGAGGTGGATCGCGTGCTGGCGCATTTCTACGCCGACACGATCGGCGCCGACTGGCCGCCCGAACGCCGGTTGGTCGAGGACGGTTACCGTTCGCTTGAATTCCCGTTCGCGGAAATTCAGGACGCGCCCGCTTTCTCGATCGAACGACTCTGGAGCGTCGAGCAGGTTTTGAATTACGTCAGCACCTGGTCCGCCGTCCAGCGGTATCAGCGCCGGCTGGGCGTCGATCCAGTCGAAGCCCATCTCGCGCCCGCGTTGCGCGGTACATGGGGAGACCGCAACCGGCAGCGCCAGGTAGGCTGGCCCATCCTTCTGCGGCTCGGCATTCACCGCCCAGCATAG
- the arsB gene encoding ACR3 family arsenite efflux transporter, with protein MSLFERYLTLWITAAIVAGTAVGNLFPGLFSKLSNLEIANVNLVVAVLIWIMIYPMMVKVDFASLAHIGDRPKGTIITVVVNWLIKPFTMAGLAVLFFEYVFRDLVDPQSAQQYIAGMILLGAAPCTAMVFVWSQLTRGDATYTLVQVAVNDIIMIFAFAPIVALLLGVTNVIVPWETLLLSVLLYVVIPLTAGGLTRAALMSRGGEPRVQTFSARLTPWTIISLIATVMLLFGFQGGTLLAQPLVIVLIAIPLIIQTVGIFALAYWWGKLWRLPADIAGPSALIGTSNFFELAVAVAISLFGLNSGAALATVVGVLVEVPVMLALVRVVNATRGWFEQPRGVAVHSEA; from the coding sequence ATGAGCCTGTTCGAGCGTTATTTAACTCTTTGGATAACGGCCGCCATCGTGGCCGGCACGGCGGTGGGCAATCTGTTCCCAGGGTTGTTCTCAAAGTTGAGTAACCTTGAGATCGCGAACGTCAACCTCGTGGTCGCCGTGCTGATCTGGATCATGATTTATCCGATGATGGTCAAGGTCGATTTCGCCTCGCTGGCGCATATCGGCGACCGGCCAAAAGGCACGATCATCACCGTCGTGGTCAACTGGCTGATCAAGCCGTTTACGATGGCCGGGCTCGCCGTGCTGTTCTTCGAATACGTATTTCGCGATCTAGTCGATCCACAAAGCGCGCAGCAGTACATCGCCGGCATGATTCTGCTGGGCGCGGCACCATGCACGGCGATGGTGTTCGTCTGGAGCCAGCTCACCCGCGGCGACGCCACGTATACCTTGGTGCAGGTGGCGGTCAACGACATCATCATGATCTTCGCGTTCGCGCCCATCGTGGCGCTGCTGCTGGGCGTGACGAACGTGATCGTGCCGTGGGAAACGCTGCTGCTGTCGGTGCTGTTGTACGTGGTGATTCCGCTCACCGCCGGCGGTCTGACCCGCGCGGCGCTCATGAGCCGTGGCGGGGAGCCACGCGTGCAAACGTTTTCGGCGCGCCTGACGCCGTGGACGATAATCAGCCTGATCGCGACCGTGATGCTGCTATTCGGTTTTCAGGGCGGTACCTTGCTGGCGCAGCCGCTGGTTATCGTACTGATCGCGATCCCGCTGATTATTCAAACCGTTGGCATCTTCGCGCTTGCGTACTGGTGGGGAAAGCTATGGCGGTTGCCGGCCGACATCGCCGGGCCTTCGGCGCTCATTGGCACCTCGAATTTCTTCGAACTCGCGGTGGCGGTGGCTATCAGTCTGTTCGGATTAAATTCCGGCGCGGCGCTGGCGACCGTCGTGGGCGTGCTGGTGGAAGTGCCGGTGATGCTGGCGCTGGTGCGCGTGGTGAACGCCACGCGCGGCTGGTTCGAGCAGCCGCGCGGTGTGGCGGTTCACAGCGAGGCGTGA
- a CDS encoding arsenate reductase ArsC has protein sequence MTEESYNVLFLCTGNSARSIMGEVLLNRLGLGRLRAYSAGSHPTGEVHPLALRLFERMNLSTNGLRSKSWDEFAAPHAPVLDFVFTVCDSAAREVCPAWPGQPMSAHWGMVDPAAVEGDEQRQQRAFRTAYYELERRIRIFTQLPITSLDRMSLQRRLNEIGDDQGRVA, from the coding sequence ATGACCGAAGAATCCTACAACGTTCTGTTTCTCTGCACCGGTAACTCGGCGCGCAGCATCATGGGCGAGGTGTTGCTCAATCGCTTAGGGCTCGGCCGTCTCCGTGCGTACAGTGCCGGCAGCCATCCGACGGGCGAAGTGCATCCGCTGGCGCTGCGACTGTTCGAGCGCATGAATTTGTCCACGAATGGACTGCGCAGCAAGAGCTGGGATGAGTTCGCCGCGCCGCACGCGCCAGTGCTGGATTTTGTGTTCACTGTGTGCGACAGCGCGGCCCGGGAAGTCTGTCCGGCGTGGCCGGGCCAGCCCATGTCCGCGCACTGGGGAATGGTGGACCCGGCCGCGGTCGAGGGCGATGAGCAGCGGCAACAGCGCGCGTTCCGCACCGCGTATTACGAATTGGAGCGCCGCATCCGGATCTTCACGCAACTGCCCATCACGTCATTGGATCGCATGAGTCTGCAACGCCGCCTGAATGAGATCGGCGACGACCAGGGGCGCGTGGCATGA
- a CDS encoding helix-turn-helix transcriptional regulator: MEKEWVIAALSALAHESRLDVFRYLMQQGAAGAPAGDIAARLGLPGATLSFHLSALRHAHLVRKRRDGRSLIYTADFEAMNAVLAYLTENCCQGQLQDCAIPLCDTGASGAKSSSRRSAARRRANP, translated from the coding sequence ATGGAAAAGGAATGGGTCATTGCCGCGCTCAGCGCGCTGGCGCACGAGAGCCGTCTGGATGTGTTTCGGTATCTCATGCAGCAGGGCGCGGCGGGCGCGCCAGCCGGCGATATCGCGGCGCGGCTGGGACTGCCGGGCGCGACGTTGTCGTTTCATTTGAGCGCCCTGAGGCACGCGCACCTGGTGCGCAAGCGCCGCGACGGCCGTTCGCTTATTTATACCGCCGACTTCGAGGCGATGAACGCGGTGCTGGCCTACCTGACCGAGAACTGTTGCCAAGGGCAACTTCAGGACTGTGCAATTCCGCTATGCGATACAGGCGCTTCGGGCGCGAAGTCTTCGTCGCGTCGTTCCGCCGCGCGCAGGCGGGCGAATCCCTGA